In a genomic window of Canis lupus dingo isolate Sandy chromosome 35, ASM325472v2, whole genome shotgun sequence:
- the LOC112674463 gene encoding uncharacterized protein LOC112674463, whose translation MGGKAPRKQLATKAARKSAPATGGVKKPHRYRPGTVALREIRRYQKSTELLIRKLPFQRLVREIAQDFKTDLRFQSSAVMALQEACEAYLVGLFEDTNLCSGVVMSGRGKGGKGLGKGGAKRHRKVLRDNIQGITKPAIRRLARRGGVKRISGLIYEETRGVLKVFLENVIRDAVTYTEHAKRKTVTAMDVVYALKRQGRTLYGFGG comes from the exons ATGGGCGGCAAGGCCCCGCGCAAGCAGCTGGCCACCAAGGCGGCCCGCAAGAGCGCGCCGGCCACCGGCGGCGTCAAGAAGCCGCACCGCTACCGGCCCGGCACGGTGGCCCTGCGCGAGATCCGGCGCTACCAGAAGTCCACGGAGCTGCTGATCCGCAAGCTGCCGTTCCAGCGCCTGGTGCGCGAGATCGCGCAGGACTTCAAGACCGACCTGCGCTTCCAGAGCTCGGCCGTCATGGCGCTGCAGGAGGCGTGCGAGGCCTACCTGGTGGGGCTCTTCGAGGACACCAACCTCT GTTCTGGTGTGGTCATGTCTGGTCGCGGCAAGGGCGGGAAGGGGCTGGGCAAGGGCGGCGCCAAGCGCCACCGCAAGGTGCTGCGCGACAACATCCAGGGCATCACCAAGCCCGCCATCCGGCGGCTGGCCCGGCGCGGCGGCGTCAAGCGCATCTCGGGCCTCATCTACGAGGAGACCCGCGGGGTGCTCAAGGTGTTCCTGGAGAACGTGATCCGGGACGCCGTCACCTACACGGAGCACGCCAAGCGCAAGACGGTCACGGCCATGGACGTGGTCTACGCGCTCAAGCGCCAGGGCCGCACCCTCTACGGCTTCGGCGGCTGA
- the LOC125754361 gene encoding histone H2A type 1-E — MSGRGKQGGKARAKAKTRSSRAGLQFPVGRVHRLLRKGNYAERVGAGAPVYLAAVLEYLTAEILELAGNAARDNKKTRIIPRHLQLAIRNDEELNKLLGRVTIAQGGVLPNIQAVLLPKKTESHHKAKGK; from the coding sequence ATGTCGGGACGCGGGAAGCAGGGCGGCAAGGCTCGCGCCAAGGCCAAGACGCGCTCGTCGCGGGCCGGGCTCCAGTTCCCGGTGGGCCGCGTCCACCGCCTGCTCCGCAAGGGCAACTACGCGGAGCGGGTCGGGGCGGGCGCGCCGGTGTACCTGGCGGCCGTGCTGGAGTACCTGACGGCCGAGATCCTGGAGCTGGCGGGCAACGCGGCCCGCGACAACAAGAAGACGCGCATCATCCCGCGCCACCTGCAGCTGGCCATCCGCAACGACGAGGAGCTCAACAAGCTGCTGGGCCGCGTGACCATCGCGCAGGGCGGCGTCCTGCCCAACATCCAGGCCGTGCTGCTGCCCAAGAAGACCGAGAGCCACCACAAGGCCAAGGGAAAGTAA
- the LOC112674457 gene encoding histone H2B type 1-K-like, whose product MPEPAKSAPAPKKGSKKAVTKAQKKDGKKRKRSRKESYSVYVYKVLKQVHPDTGISSKAMGIMNSFVNDIFERIAGEASRLAHYNKRSTITSREIQTAVRPLFPLGAGPPNKPDKMSSYMSPKTLKSQPAFQRKL is encoded by the coding sequence ATGCCCGAGCCCGCCAAGTCCGCGCCGGCCCCGAAGAAGGGCTCCAAGAAGGCGGTGACCAAGGCGCAGAAGAAGGACGGCAAGAAGCGCAAGCGCAGCCGCAAGGAGAGCTACTCGGTGTACGTGTACAAGGTGCTGAAGCAGGTGCACCCCGACACGGGCATCTCGTCCAAGGCCATGGGCATCATGAACTCGTTCGTCAACGACATCTTCGAGCGCATCGCGGGCGAGGCGTCGCGCCTGGCGCATTACAACAAGCGCTCGACCATCACGTCCAGGGAGATCCAGACGGCCGTGCGCCCGCTGTTTCCCTTGGGAGCTGGACCTCCAAATAAGCCTGACAAAATGTCTTCATATATGTCCCCTAAGACACTTAAGAGCCAGCCAGCTTTTCAGCGTAAGTTGTAA
- the LOC125754363 gene encoding histone H2B type 1-C/E/F/G/I, whose protein sequence is MPEPAKSAPAPKKGSKKAVTKAQKKDGKKRKRSRKESYSVYVYKVLKQVHPDTGISSKAMGIMNSFVNDIFERIAGEASRLAHYNKRSTITSREIQTAVRLLLPGELAKHAVSEGTKAVTKYTSSK, encoded by the coding sequence ATGCCCGAGCCCGCCAAGTCCGCGCCGGCCCCGAAGAAGGGCTCCAAGAAGGCGGTGACCAAGGCGCAGAAGAAGGACGGCAAGAAGCGCAAGCGCAGCCGCAAGGAGAGCTACTCGGTGTACGTGTACAAGGTGCTGAAGCAGGTGCACCCCGACACGGGCATCTCGTCCAAGGCCATGGGCATCATGAACTCGTTCGTCAACGACATCTTCGAGCGCATCGCGGGCGAGGCGTCGCGCCTGGCGCATTACAACAAGCGCTCGACCATCACGTCCAGGGAGATCCAGACGGCCGTGCGCCTGCTGCTGCCCGGGGAGCTGGCCAAGCACGCCGTGTCCGAGGGCACCAAGGCCGTCACCAAGTACACCAGCTCCAAGTAA